A window of the Acanthochromis polyacanthus isolate Apoly-LR-REF ecotype Palm Island chromosome 10, KAUST_Apoly_ChrSc, whole genome shotgun sequence genome harbors these coding sequences:
- the fgf1a gene encoding putative fibroblast growth factor 1, translated as MADGEMFALQQQTAGCGLLLPDYRRLTRLYCMNGGHHLQILPDGTVQGQRDDGDAHIVLKLKAVNIGVVVIQGTEAGRYLAMNDEGRLYGSPTVTDECYFLEKLEENHYNTYQPQKYQDQNWYVGLKKNGKPKLGPRTHIGQKAIFFIPRQLE; from the exons ATGGCGGATGGAGAGATGTTCGcactgcagcagcagactgCGGGCTGCGGCCTGCTGCTGCCGGACTACCGCCGGCTGACGCGGCTCTACTGCATGAATGGCGGACACCACCTCCAGATCCTCCCCGATGGGACGGTGCAGGGCCAGAGGGACGACGGGGACGCTCACA TTGTTTTGAAGCTCAAAGCTGTGAACATCGGCGTTGTGGTCATCCAGGGAACAGAAGCAGGACGATATCTGGCCATGAATGATGAAGGGCGTTTGTACGGCTCA CCCACAGTAACGGATGAATGCTACTTCCTGGAGAAACTGGAGGAGAATCACTACAACACATATCAGCCGCAGAAATATCAGGACCAGAACTGGTACGTAGGTCTGAAAAAGAATGGAAAACCTAAACTGGGTCCAAGGACCCACATTGGACAGAAGGCCATCTTCTTTATCCCCAGACAGCTGGAATGA
- the LOC110966888 gene encoding NEDD4 family-interacting protein 1-like, whose protein sequence is MAEQNSNVRYQELVNEEEPAQPSQEGPAQDAPPPYSSIAAANAAFFEYKEDGGRFPNPPSYNVATTLPSYDEAERSKAEAAIPLVTGRVTEEDFVARDDFEDVDQLRIGNDGIFMLTFFMAFLFNWIGFFLSFCLTTSAAGRYGAISGFGLSLIKWVLIVRFSTYFPGYFDGQYWLWWVFLALGFMLFIRGFVNYSRVRKLADPTYATLPRTRVLFIY, encoded by the exons ATGGCAGAACAAAACAGCAACGTCAGATATCAGGAG CTGGTGAATGAAGAGGAGCCAGCTCAGCCTTCCCAAGAGGGCCCTGCCCAGGACGCACCACCTCCCTACAGTAGCATTGCTGCAGCAAATGCAG CTTTCTTTGAGTACAAAGAAGATGGAGGAAGATTCCCCAACCCTCCATCCTACAATGTTGCCACCACTTTGCCCTCCTATGATGAAGCTGAGAGAAGCAAAGCAGAAGCTGCCATCCCCCTGGTCACCGGAAGAGTCACG GAGGAAGACTTTGTGGCCAGAGATGACTTTGAAGATGTGGATCAGCTGCGAATAGGAAATGACGGCATCTTCATGCTCACTTTCTTCA TGGCATTCCTCTTCAACTGGATTGGCTTCTTCTTGTCGTTCTGTTTGACCACATCAGCCGCCGGGCGATACGGCGCCATCTCTGGCTTCGGCCTGTCTCTCATCAAATGGGTTCTCATCGTCAGG ttttctaCCTACTTCCCTGGTTACTTTGACGGGCAGTACTGGTTGTGGTGGGTCTTCCTGGCTCTGG GCTTCATGCTGTTCATCAGAGGATTTGTTAACTACTCCAGAGTGCGCAAATTGGCTGATCCCACTTATGCCACTCTTCCACGAACGAGGGTACTCTTCATTTATTAG
- the gnpda1 gene encoding glucosamine-6-phosphate isomerase 1 encodes MKLIILNDYDQASEWAAKYIRNKILLFRPGPSRYFTLGLPTGSTPLGCYKKLIEYYKNGEISFQYVKTFNMDEYVGLPRDHPESYHSFMWNNFFKHIDIKAENAHILDGNAADLQAECEAFEEKITAAGGIELFVGGIGPDGHIAFNEPGSSLVSRTRVKTLAKDTIMANARFFDGDLSKVPTMALTVGVGTVMDAKEVMILITGAHKAFALYKAIEEGVNHMWTVSAFQQHRQTVFVCDEDATLELRVKTVKYFKGMMHVHNKLVESLPQEPKKN; translated from the exons ATGAAGCTGATCATCCTCAACGACTACGACCAGGCGAGCGAGTGGGCTGCAAAGTACATCAGAAACAAGATTTTATTGTTCAGACCTGGACCCAGCAGATATTTCACCCTGGGACTCCCCACAG GAAGCACTCCTTTAGGTTGCTACAAGAAACTGATTGAATACTACAAGAATGGAGAAATCTCCTTCCAGTATGTGAAGACTTTCAACATGGATGAATATGTTG GCCTTCCCAGAGATCACCCTGAGAGCTACCACTCCTTCATGTGGAACAACTTCTTCAAGCACATAgacataaaagcagaaaacgCCCACATTCTCGATGGCAACGCAGCCGACCTGCAAGCAGAATGTGAAGCCTTTGAGGAAAAGATAACAGCTGCCGGGGGGATTGAGCTGTTTGTGGGAG GTATCGGACCTGATGGCCACATTGCCTTTAATGAGCCTGGTTCCAGCCTGGTTTCAAGGACGAGAGTTAAGACCCTGGCAAAGGACACGATCATGGCCAACGCCCGATTCTTTGATGGAGATCTCTCCAAGGTTCCCACCATGGCGCTGACTGTGGGAGTGGGAACTGTCATGGATGCAAAAGAG GTCATGATTCTCATCACTGGAGCGCATAAGGCCTTTGCTTTGTACAAAGCTATAGAGGAAGGTGTGAATCACATGTGGACAGTGTCTGCATTCCAGCAGCACCGGCAGACGGTTTTTGTTTGTGATGAAGATGCCACCCTGGagctgcgggtcaaaactgtgAAGTACTTCAAag GGATGATGCATGTGCACAACAAGCTGGTAGAGTCCCTTCCACAGGAGCCTAAGAAGAACTGA